A DNA window from Meleagris gallopavo isolate NT-WF06-2002-E0010 breed Aviagen turkey brand Nicholas breeding stock unplaced genomic scaffold, Turkey_5.1 ChrUn_random_7180001854197, whole genome shotgun sequence contains the following coding sequences:
- the LOC104915829 gene encoding LOW QUALITY PROTEIN: UPF0577 protein KIAA1324 (The sequence of the model RefSeq protein was modified relative to this genomic sequence to represent the inferred CDS: inserted 2 bases in 1 codon) produces MKAQACKPCAEGTYSLGTGVRFDEWDELPHGFANVAANLELDDGFGDVVENCTTSTWVPLGDYIASNTDECTATLMYAVSLKQSGTVSFEYIYPDSSIVFEFFVQNDQCQPTVEESRWMRTTEKGWEFHSVSTGMGWHRVGGSLGTPSGSHATWVTAVPDRPTWVTPSSPLHVPVGDNTWLGGTMGPHWVTAVPHSGQIRSLCYSDCTFSLALPGRTLHYDFSALSASTAFTSGPSFTSKGLKYFHHFNISLCGNHVSGGARSRGRCAWHFGDSHPSTRVSPHSKCPEGTCDGCTFHLLWTTAEGCPRCSANHFRAIVGACQGGVQRTMYVWREPRLCHGGQRLPXPRVRPCRSAEFWLKVGVSVGTCVAVLLAALAAYFWKKNQKLEYKYSRLVLNAAAKESELPAPDSCAIMEGEDGEDELIFTSKKSLLGKIRCLATKRTPDGFDSVPLKPSSGGTDLEL; encoded by the exons ATGAAGGCGCAGGCTTGCAAGCCCTGTGCCGAGGGCACCTACTCACTGGGCACCGGAGTGCGCTTCGATGAGTGGGACGAGCTGCCCCACGGCTTCGCCAACGTCGCCGCCAACCTGGAGCTGGACGATGGCTTCGGCGACGTGGTGGAGAACTGCACCAC GTCGACGTGGGTGCCGCTGGGGGACTACATTGCCTCCAACACAGACGAGTGCACGGCCACGCTGATGTACGCCGTCAGCCTGAAGCAGTCGGGCACCGTCTCCTTTGAGTACATCTACCCCGACAGCAGCATCGTCTTTGAGTTCTTT GTGCAGAACGACCAGTGCCAGCCCACGGTGGAGGAGTCGCGCTGGATGCGCACCACGGAGAAGGGCTGGGAGTTCCACAGCGTGAGCACAGGGATGGGGTGGCACAGGGTGGGGGGGTCCTTGGGGACACCTTCAGGATCCCACGCCACA TGGGTGACAGCCGTCCCTGACCGTCCAACGTGGGTGACACCCTCCAGCCCTCTGCACGTCCCGGTGGGTGACAACACCTGGCTGGGTGGCACGATGGGACCCCATTGGGTGACAGCAGTCCCCCACTCTGGGCAGATCCGCTCCCTCTGCTACAGTGACTGCACCTTCTCACTGGCGCTGCCCGGCCGCACGCTGCACTACGACTTCTCAGCGCTGTCTGCCAGCACCGCCTTCACCAGCGGCCCCAGCTTCACCTCCAAAGGCCTCAAATACTTCCATCACTTCAACATCAGCCTCTGCGGCAACCACGTGAGTGGGGGGGCACGGAGCAGGGG GCGATGCGCTTGGCACTTTGGGGACAGCCACCCCTCTACCCGCGTGTCCCCCCACAGCAAATGCCCCGAGGGCACCTGTGATGGCTGCACTTTCCACCTCCTGTGGACGACGGCCGAGGGCTGCCCACGCTGCTCCGCCAACCACTTCCGCGCCATCGTGGGCGCGTGCCAGGGCGGCGTGCAG AGGACCATGTACGTGTGGCGGGAGCCGCGGCTGTGCCACGGGGGGCAACGTCTCCC CCCCCGGGTCCGCCCGTGCCGCAGCGCTGAGTTCTGGCTGAAGGTGGGCGTCTCGGTGGGGACGTGCGTGGccgtgctgctggctgctctaGCTGCCTACTTCTGGAAGAAGAACCAAAA GTTGGAGTACAAGTACTCACGGCTGGTGCTGAACGCGGCGGCCAAGGAGAGCGAGCTGCCTGCACCGGATAGTTGTGCCATCATGGAGGGAGAGGATGGTGAGGATGAGCTCATCTTCACCAGCAAGAAGTCCCTGCTGGGCAAGATCCGCTGCCTGGCCACCAAG CGCACCCCAGATGGCTTTGACTCCGTCCCCCTGAAGCCATCGTCTGGTGGCACCGACCTGGAGCTGTGA
- the INAVA gene encoding innate immunity activator protein translates to MQIARAAHRLCREENISKQLRRRRKTAALKEEQKLKALEDTLLAERRALSAGGTGGAQELSASDESSLSDAALLEEGKGRGYGDASRPSPPQRSVCPAEEAQPTGAGTPQRLPSPCPWPRLAPEEQSEDPGCPSAPPGPWRETSLDGPYGKAKNISAEPGDGETRASRCCPTSPPAVTSVPISPDCRAGDVAPYRFIPVRSVVLCRQMGSSAPSTPEPAIRRGQCQSLRVDSRWEPAEMRGRSTAPRRRPTYYTVTVPTSCPPAPSPTPRSGSDDSISDVSSVSHATSPGSSSPDVSFPRPPAPPPCTEPPFYPRGAPRLLPPPGPPVFLYEQDLAPLRYQRLVPSHSRIVRTPSLKDYVPGGSRGLSKAAVTEELKSWHQRARLRGARPHSLDRQGAFRGHRCGNPQDGSPLRGAPLRAQAAPIRILRRSPPSVPVQVYVPENGEIITQV, encoded by the exons ATGCAGATTGCCAGAGCTGCACATCGCCTGTGCCGGGAGGAGAACATCAGCAAACAGCTGCGCCGCAGGAGGAAGACGGCAGCATTGAAGGAGGAGCAGAAACTGAAGGCGCTGGAGGACACCCTGCTGGCCGAGCGCCGGGCCCTGTCTGCTGGTGGCACCGGCGGGGCTCAGG AGCTCAGCGCGTCGGATGAGAGCTCGCTGTCGGATGCTGCGTTGCTGGAGGAGGGTAAGGGCCGTGGGTACGGGGACGCATCCCGCCCCTCCCCACCACAACGCTCCGTCTGTCCTGCAGAGGAGGCACAGCCGACGGGAGCCGGCACCCCGCAGCGCCTTCCATCCCCGTGCCCGTGGCCCCGCTTGGCCCCTGAGGAGCAGAGTGAGGATCCGGGGTGCCCCTCTGCACCCCCCGGCCCCTGGAGGGAGACCAGCCTCGACGGACCCTACGGGAAGGCCAAGAACATCAGTGCTGAGCCTGGGGATGGGGAAACCCGCGCGTCCCGGTGCTGCCCCACGTCCCCACCTGCTGTCACCTCTGTCCCCATCAGCCCTgactgcagggctggggacGTGGCCCCGTATCGCTTCATCCCCGTCCGGAGCGTGGTGCTGTGCAGGCAGATGGGATCCAGTGCTCCCAGCACCCCAGAGCCAGCGATCCGACGTGGACAGTGCCAGTCCCTGAG GGTGGACTCACGCTGGGAGCCGGCTGAGATGCGGGGCCGCAGCACAGCTCCCCGCCGCCGCCCCACGTACTACACAGTGACAGTGCCCACCTCCTGCCCCCcggcccccagccccacaccacGCTCCGGCTCCGACGACAGCATCTCCGACGTCTCCAGCGTCTCCCACgccacctccccgggcagcagcagccccgaCGTCTCCTTCCCACgtcccccagccccaccacCCTGCACTGAACCCCCTTTCTACCCCCGCGGAGCCCCCCGGCTCCTGCCACCCCCCGGTCCCCCGGTGTTCCTCTATGAGCAGGACCTGGCCCCGCTGCGCTACCAACGCCTGGTGCCCTCTCACAGCCGCATCGTGCGCACCCCCTCGCTTAAGGACTACGTGCCAGGGGGGTCCCGTGGGCTCTCCAAAGCTGCGGTGACAGAGGAGCTCAAATCGTGGCACCAACGCGCCCGGCTGCGCGGAGCCCGGCCTCATTCCCTCGACAGACAGGGGGCCTTCCGGGGACACCGCTGTGGGAACCCCCAGGATGGGTCCCCCCTCCGTGGGGCACCGCTGAGGGCTCAG GCAGCCCCGATCCGCATCCTGCGGCGCTCCCCGCCCAGTGTACCTGTGCAGGTCTACGTGCCTGAGAACGGCGAGATCATCACACAGGTGTGA
- the SARS1 gene encoding serine--tRNA ligase, cytoplasmic → MKKKEPVGSDESVPESAQNLDELTADVLGGLQVSQIKKVRLLIDEAILKCDAERVRLEAERFESLREIGNLLHPSVPISNDEDADNKVERIWGDCSCRKKYSHVDLVVMVDGYEGEKGAVVAGSRGYFLKGPLVFLEQALIQYALQSLRAKGYTPVYTPFFMRKEVMQEVAQLSQFDEELYKVIGKGSEKAEDSSIDEKYLIATSEQPIAALHRDEWLKPEDLPIKYAGLSTCFRQEVGSHGRDTRGIFRVHQFEKIEQFVYASPHDNKSWEMFDEMIATAEEFYQSLGIPYHIVNIVSGALNHAASKKLDLEAWFPGSGAFRELVSCSNCTDYQARRLRIRFGQTKKMMDKVEFVHMLNATMCATTRTICAILENYQTEEGIVVPERLRDFMPPDLRQIIRFVKPAPIEQELSKKQKKQQEGGRKKAAGGERLLEEQMQNMGVSSA, encoded by the exons ATGAAG AAGAAGGAGCCCGTAGGGAGCGACGAGTCCGTGCCAGAGAGCGCGCAGAACCTGGATGAGCTGACAGCCGATGTCCTGGGG GGGCTGCAGGTGTCCCAGATCAAGAAGGTCCGTCTCCTCATCGACGAAGCCATCCTGAAGTGCGATGCGGAGCGCGTCAGGCTGGAGGCGGAACGCTTCGAGAGCCTCCGGGAGATCGGGAACCTCCTGCACCCCTCGGTGCCCATCAGCAACGATGAG GATGCAGACAACAAGGTGGAGCGGATCTGGGGGgactgcagctgcaggaagaagTATTCCCACGTGGACCTGGTGGTGATGGTGGATGGTTATGAGGGAGAGAAGGGGGCCGTTGTGGCGGGAAGCCGGGGCTACTTCTTGAAG GGTCCCCTGGTGTTCCTGGAGCAGGCCCTGATCCAGTACGCCCTGCAGAGCCTCCGTGCCAAGGGCTACACTCCCGTCTACACGCCCTTCTTCATGCGGAAGGAGGTGATGCAGGAGGTGGCCCAGCTCAGCCAGTTTGACGAGGAGCTCTACAAG GTGATCGGCAAAGGCAGCGAGAAGGCCGAGGACAGCTCCATCGATGAGAAGTACCTCATTGCCACCTCAGAGCAGCCCATCGCCGCCCTGCACCGGGACGAGTGGCTGAAGCCAGAGGATCTGCCCATCAAATATGCGGGGCTGTCCACCTGCTTCCGCCAGGAGGTCGGCTCGCACGGCCGCGACACGCGCGGCATCTTCCGTGTCCACCAGTTTGAGAAG ATCGAGCAGTTCGTCTACGCCTCCCCGCACGACAACAAGTCATGGGAGATGTTTGATGAGATGATCGCCACGGCCGAGGAGTTCTACCAGTCCCTGGGCATCCCCTACCACATCGTCAACATCGTTTCGG GCGCCCTGAACCACGCTGCCAGCAAGAAGCTGGACTTGGAGGCTTGGTTCCCAGGCTCAGGAGCGTTCCGTGAGCTCGTGTCCTGCTCCAACTGCACCGACTACCAGGCGCGCCGCTTGCGCATCCGCTTCGGGCAGACCAAGAAGATGATGGACAAG GTGGAGTTTGTGCACATGCTCAACGCCACGATGTGTGCCACCACCCGAACCATCTGCGCCATCCTGGAGAACTACCAGACCGAGGAGGGCATCGTCGTCCCCGAGCGGCTGCGGGACTTCATGCCCCCAG ACCTCCGCCAGATCATCCGCTTTGTGAAGCCGGCCCCCATCGAGCAGGAGCTCtccaagaagcagaagaagcagcaggaaggcGGCAGGAAGAAGGCTGCGGGCGGGGAGcggctgctggaggagcagatGCAGAACATGGGCGTCAGCAGCGCCTGA
- the LOC100547657 gene encoding LOW QUALITY PROTEIN: cadherin EGF LAG seven-pass G-type receptor 2 (The sequence of the model RefSeq protein was modified relative to this genomic sequence to represent the inferred CDS: inserted 1 base in 1 codon) codes for LFAIDPDTGAVTTAAPLDRESKSSHVFRVTAVDHGTPRRSAMATLTVTVSDANDHDPAFEQHEYRESVRENLEVGYEVLTVRATDGDAGPNANVLYRLLNAGGANEVFEIDPRSGVIRTRGPVDREAVEAFELLVEAADQGQEPGPRSATATVRIAVEDDNDNSPQFSEKRYVVQVPEDVLPNTAVLRVTATDRDKGSNAVVHYSIVSGNTRGHFYIDAQTGALDVVTPLDYEASKEFTLRIRAQDGGRPPLSNISGLVTVQVLDVNDNAPIFVSTPFQATVLENVPVGYSVIHVQAIDADSGDNARLAYSLLETGAGFPFAINNSTGWIVVASELDREAVDFYSFGVEAQDQGSPPMASSASVSVTVLDVNDNSPEFTQREYSARLNEDAAVGTSVLTVSAVDRDANSVITYQISSGNTRNRFSITSQSGGGLLSLALPLDYKLERHYLLTVAASDGTRQDTAQVVVNVTDANTHRPVFQSSHYTVNVNEDRPVGTTVVVISATDEDTGENARITYLMEDSIPQFRIAPDTGAVTTQMELDYEDQVSYTLAITARDNGIPQKSDTTYLEILVSDVNDNAPQFLRDSYQGSVYEDVPAFTSVLQVSATDRDSGLNGRVFYTFQGGDDGDGDFIIESTSGIVRTLRRLDRENVPLYALRAYAVDKGVPARRTPVEIQVTVLDVNDNPPVFERDEFDIFVEENSPIGLVVARITATDPDEGPNAQIMYQIVEGNIPEVFQLDIFSGELTALADLDYEAKAEYVMVVQATSAPLVSRATVHVRLRDANDNSPQLRNFEIVFNNYITNRSGSFPGGVIGRIPARDPDVSDSLTYSFEQGNELNLVLLDPHTGDLRLSPALDNNRPLEAIMRVSVSDGVHSATAQCTLRVTVITDEMLSNSITLRLADMSQERFLSPLLSLFLEGVAAVLAXPRHRVVLFNIQTDTDVAAARILNVSLSVRLPASARGARFFSSEELQERLYLNRSLLAAISAQRVLPFDDNICLREPCENYMRCVSVLKFDSSAPFLASDTVLFRPIHPVTGLRCRCPPGFTGDYCETEVDLCFSSPCGSNGRCRSHEGGYTCECHEDFTGEHCELSTRRGRCAPGVCRNGGTCVNLLVGGFRCECPPGHYEKPFCAMSTRSFPPRSFITFRGLRXRMRRGVVEVWGQQKRTERNGNNGMGMRKRTEGFGDVDLRMRKKTEGRGRAAALLGGGRWGHRGCRGGGRAISRAHRCPQPVLGKSGLPQGPSEQKVAVVAVDDCDVGMALKFGPVLGNYSCAAQGTQSGSKKSLDLTGPLLLGGVPTLPESFPIRSRHFVGCMRHLRVDERPVDMAAFIANNGTVPGCPAKKTVCDTGTCHNGGTCVHEWDGFSCRCPLGFGGKTCQEEMANPQRFLGSSLVVWNGLALPLPLPWHLGLMFRTRQPHGLLLSASTGPVATFTLQVGRGLQGAGCGVVALWDAALGAADMGITGAHGYGG; via the exons CTCTTCGCCATCGACCCCGATACCGGCGCCGTCACCACGGCCGCTCCGCTGGACCGCGAGAGCAAAAGCAGCCACGTGTTCCGCGTGACCGCGGTGGATCACGGCACGCCGCGGCGCAGCGCCATGGCCACGCTGACGGTGACGGTGAGCGACGCCAACGACCACGACCCGGCCTTCGAGCAGCACGAGTACCGGGAGAGCGTGCGGGAGAACCTGGAGGTCGGCTACGAGGTGCTGACGGTGCGCGCCACCGACGGCGACGCCGGCCCCAACGCCAACGTGCTGTACCGGCTGCTGAACGCCGGCGGTGCCAACGAGGTGTTCGAGATCGATCCGCGCTCCGGCGTCATCCGCACCCGCGGCCCCGTGGACCGGGAAGCCGTGGAGGCGTTCGAGCTGTTGGTGGAAGCCGCGGATCAGGGCCAGGAGCCGGGACCCCGCAGCGCCACCGCCACGGTGCGCATCGCGGTGGAGGACGACAACGACAACTCGCCGCAGTTCAGCGAGAAGCGCTACGTGGTGCAGGTCCCCGAGGACGTGCTGCCCAACACGGCCGTGCTGAGGGTGACGGCCACCGACCGTGACAAGGGCAGCAATGCTGTGGTGCACTACAGCATCGTCAGCGGCAACACGCGCGGCCACTTCTACATCGACGCGCAGACGGGCGCTCTGGACGTTGTCACCCCGCTGGACTACGAGGCCAGCAAGGAATTCACGCTGCGCATCCGTGCGCAGGACGGCGGGCGGCCGCCGCTCTCCAACATCAGCGGTTTGGTCACCGTGCAGGTGTTGGATGTCAATGACAACGCGCCCATCTTTGTCAGCACTCCCTTCCAGGCCACCGTGCTGGAGAACGTGCCCGTGGGCTATTCTGTCATCCACGTGCAAGCCATCGATGCCGACTCAGGGGACAACGCCCGCCTGGCTTACAGCCTCCTGGAGACCGGCGCCGGCTTCCCCTTCGCCATCAACAACAGCACCGGGTGGATCGTGGTGGCCTCCGAGCTGGACCGGGAGGCGGTGGACTTCTACAGCTTCGGGGTGGAGGCGCAGGATCAGGGCAGCCCCCCCATGGCGTCCTCGGCCAGCGTCAGCGTCACCGTCCTGGATGTCAACGATAACAGCCCCGAGTTCACGCAGCGCGAATACAGCGCCCGCCTCAACGAGGACGCGGCAGTGGGCACCAGCGTGCTGACCGTCTCCGCCGTCGACCGCGACGCCAACAGCGTCATCACCTACCAGATCTCCAGCGGCAACACCCGCAACCGCTTCTCCATCACCAGCCAGAGCGGCGGGGGGCTCCTCTCGCTCGCCCTGCCGCTGGACTACAAGCTGGAGCGGCACTACCTGCTCACCGTCGCCGCCTCCGATGGCACGCGCCAGGACACGGCCCAGGTGGTGGTCAACGTCACCGACGCCAACACGCACCGCCCCGTTTTCCAGAGCTCCCACTACACCGTCAATGTCAACGAGGACCGCCCGGTGGGCACCACGGTGGTGGTCATCAGTGCCACAGATGAGGACACGGGGGAGAACGCCCGCATCACCTACCTGATGGAGGACAGCATCCCGCAGTTCCGCATCGCGCCCGACACGGGGGCCGTCACCACGCAGATGGAGCTGGACTACGAGGACCAGGTGTCCTACACGCTGGCCATCACAGCCCGTGACAACGGCATCCCACAGAAGTCCGACACCACCTACCTGGAGATCCTGGTGAGCGACGTCAACGACAACGCACCCCAATTCCTCCGCGACTCCTACCAGGGCTCCGTCTACGAGGACGTCCCCGCCTTCACCAGCGTCCTCCAGGTCTCGGCCACCGACCGTGACTCGGGGCTCAACGGAAGGGTCTTCTACACCTTCCAGGGTGGTGACGATGGTGACGGCGACTTCATCATTGAGTCCACCTCGGGCATCGTGCGCACTTTGCGCCGCCTGGATCGGGAGAATGTGCCACTCTATGCCCTGCGGGCGTACGCTGTCGACAAGGGCGTGCCAGCCAGAAGGACGCCGGTGGAGATCCAGGTGACGGTGCTGGATGTCAACGACAACCCTCCAGTCTTTGAGCGCGATGAGTTTGACATCTTCGTGGAGGAGAACAGCCCCATCGGGCTGGTGGTGGCCCGCATCACCGCCACTGACCCCGACGAGGGCCCCAACGCGCAGATCATGTACCAGATCGTGGAGGGCAACATCCCCGAGGTCTTCCAGCTGGACATCTTCTCCGGGGAGCTCACCGCCTTGGCCGACCTGGACTACGAGGCCAAAGCAGAGTACGTCATGGTGGTGCAGGCCACCTCGGCCCCGCTGGTGAGCCGTGCCACCGTCCACGTGCGCCTGCGCGACGCCAACGACAACAGCCCCCAGCTGAGGAACTTTGAGATCGTCTTCAACAATTACATCACCAACCGTTCAGGCAGTTTCCCCGGCGGGGTCATCGGACGCATCCCAGCCCGAGACCCCGACGTCTCTGACAGCCTCACCTACTCCTTCGAGCAAGGCAATGAGCTCAACCTGGTGCTGCTGGACCCGCACACCGGGGACCTGCGCCTCAGCCCGGCGCTGGACAACAACCGCCCGCTGGAGGCCATCATGAGGGTCTCGGTGTCAG ACGGAGTCCACAGCGCCACGGCGCAGTGCACGCTGCGGGTGACGGTGATCACGGATGAGATGCTGAGCAACAGCATCACGCTGCGCCTGGCCGACATGTCCCAGGAGCGCTTCCTCTCTCCCCTGCTCAGCCTCTTCCTGGAGGGGGTGGCGGCGGTGCTGG GCCCCCGGCACCGCGTGGTCCTCTTCAACATCCAGACAGACACGGACGTGGCGGCCGCGCGCATCCTCAACGTCAGCCTGTCGGTGCGGCTGCCGGCCTCGGCGCGCGGCGCCCGCTTCTTCTCCTcggaggagctgcaggagcgGCTCTACCTGAACCGCTCGCTGCTGGCCGCCATCTCCGCACAGCGCGTGCTGCCCTTCGACGACAACATCTGCCTGCGTGAGCCCTGCGAGAACTACATGCGCTGCGTCTCCGTCCTCAAGTTCGACAGCTCCGCTCCCTTCCTGGCCTCTGACACCGTCCTCTTTCGGCCCATCCATCCCGTCACCGGCCTGCGCTGCCGCTGCCCGCCCGGCTTCACCGGTGACTACTGCGAGACGGAGGTGGACCTCTGCTTCTCCAGCCCCTGCGGCAGCAATGGCCGCTGCCGGAGCCACGAGGGTGGCTACACCTGCGAGTGCCACGAGGACTTCACTG GGGAGCACTGCGAGCTCAGCACCCGCCGTGGCCGCTGTGCACCGGGGGTCTGCCGCAATGGGGGCACCTGCGTCAACCTGCTGGTCGGGGGGTTCCGCTGCGAGTGCCCCCCCGGGCACTACGAGAAGCCTTTCTGCGCCATGAGCACCCGCAGCTTCCCCCCGCGATCCTTCATCACCTTCCGGGGCCTCCGNN GGAGGATGAGAAGAGGTGTAGTGGAGGTTTGGGGACAGCAGAAGAGGACGGAGAGGAACGGGAATAATGGTATGGGGATGAGGAAGAGAACGGAGGGGTTTGGGGATGTGGATTtgaggatgaggaagaagacggagggaagaggaagggcTGCGGCCCTGCTGGGAGGAGGTCGATGGGGGCACAGAGGCTGCCGGGGAGGAGGCAGAGCCATCAGCAGGGCTCATCGGTGCCCACAGCCCGTGCTGGGCAAGTCAGGGCTGCCGCAGGGCCCCTCGGAGCAGAAGGTGGCGGTGGTGGCGGTGGACGACTGCGACGTGGGCATGGCGCTGAAGTTCGGCCCCGTGTTGGGCAATTATTCGTGTGCGGCGCAGGGCACCCAGTCCGGCTCCAAGAA GTCGCTGGATCTGACGGGGCCGCTGCTGCTGGGCGGTGTGCCCACCCTGCCCGAGAGCTTCCCCATCCGCAGCCGTCACTTCGTGGGCTGCATGCGGCACCTGCGCGTGGACGAGCGTCCCGTGGACATGGCTGCCTTCATCGCCAACAACGGCACCGTGCCAG GCTGCCCTGCCAAGAAGACGGTGTGTGACACCGGCACGTGCCACAACGGGGGCACCTGCGTGCATGAATGGGACGGCTTCAGCTGCCGCTGCCCGCTGGGCTTCGGGGGCAAGACGTGCCAGGAAG AGATGGCGAATCCACAGCGGTTCCTGGGCAGCAGCCTGGTGGTGTGGAACGGGCTGGCGCTGCCGCTGCCGCTGCCCTGGCACCTGGGGCTGATGTTCCGCACGCGCCAACCCCACGGGCTGCTGCTGAGTGCCTCCACCGGGCCCGTGGCCACGTTCACACTGCAGGTGGGGcgggggctgcagggggctgGGTGTGGGGTCGTTGCCCTGTGGGACGCTGCCCTGGGGGCTGCGGACATGGGGATCACGGGGGCCCATGGGTATGGGGGG